One genomic region from Manis pentadactyla isolate mManPen7 chromosome 12, mManPen7.hap1, whole genome shotgun sequence encodes:
- the CCN2 gene encoding CCN family member 2, producing the protein MSLFVWDSIQLIGEPGPPGAYKSLGPPAPASHNNSSRREEAASATPNAGDRPPPARRQPPRPTAPEHSPPRPGPSRSELASQRPAVRAPPAARSAPTMSAVRFAFVLLLALCSRPSSGQDCSGRCQCAAAPAPRCPAGVSLVLDGCGCCRVCAKQLGELCTERDPCDPHKGLFCDFGSPANRKIGVCTAKDGAPCVFGGTVYRSGESFQSSCKYQCTCLDGAVGCVPLCSMDVRLPSPDCPFPRRVKLPGKCCEEWVCDEPKDHTVVGPALAAYRLEDTFGPDPTMIRANCLVQTTEWSACSKTCGMGISTRVTNDNAFCRLEKQSRLCMVRPCEADLEENIKKGKKCIRTPKISKPVKFELSGCTSVKTYRAKFCGVCTDGRCCTPHRTTTLPVEFKCPDGEVMKKSMMFIKTCACHYNCPGDNDIFESLYYKKMYGDMA; encoded by the exons ATGTCCCTGTTTGTGTGGGACTCCATTCAGCTCATTGGCGAGCCGGGGCCGCCCGGAGCGTATAAAAGCCTGGGGCCGCCCGCCCCAGCCTCACACAACAACTCTTCCCgcagagaggaggcagccagTGCAACTCCAAACGCAGGCGACCGACCGCCTCCAGCCCGACGGCAGCCGCCCCGGCCGACAGCGCCAGAGCACAGTCCGCCGCGTCCAGGCCCCAGTCGGTCCGAACTCGCGTCTCAGCGCCCGGCCGTCCGCGCCCCACCCGCCGCCCGCAGCGCCCCGACCATGTCCGCCGTCCGCTTCGCCTTCGTGCTCCTGCTCGCCCTCTGCAGCCGG CCCTCCTCCGGCCAGGACTGCAGCGGCCGGTGCCAGTGTGCGGCCGCGCCGGCGCCGCGGTGCCCGGCCGGCGTCAGCCTCGTGCTGGACGGCTGCGGCTGCTGCCGGGTGTGCGCCAAGCAGCTGGGCGAGCTGTGCACCGAGCGCGACCCCTGCGACCCGCACAAGGGCCTCTTCTGCGACTTCGGCTCTCCAGCCAACCGCAAGATCGGCGTGTGCACCG CCAAAGATGGTGCCCCCTGCGTCTTCGGAGGGACGGTGTACCGGAGCGGAGAGTCCTTCCAGAGCAGCTGCAAATACCAATGCACTTGCCTGGACGGGGCAGTGGGCTGCGTGCCCCTGTGCAGCATGGATGTTCGCCTGCCCAGCCCTGACTGCCCCTTCCCTCGGAGGGTCAAGCTGCCCGGGAAATGCTGTGAGGAGTGGGTGTGCGATGAGCCCAAGGACCACACTGTGGTTGGCCCTGCCCTCGCAG CATACCGGCTGGAAGACACGTTTGGCCCAGACCCAACTATGATTCGGGCCAACTGCTTGGTCCAGACCACAGAGTGGAGTGCCTGTTCCAAGACCTGTGGGATGGGCATCTCCACCCGGGTGACCAATGACAACGCCTTCTGCAGGCTGGAGAAGCAGAGCCGCCTGTGCATGGTCAGGCCTTGCGAAGCTGACCTGGAGGAGAACATCAAG AAAGGTAAAAAGTGCATCCGTACCCCTAAAATCTCCAAGCCTGTCAAGTTTGAGCTTTCTGGCTGCACCAGTGTCAAGACTTACCGTGCCAAGTTCTGCGGGGTGTGCACAGATGGCCGGTGCTGCACCCCCCACAGAACCACCACTCTCCCCGTGGAGTTCAAGTGCCCTGATGGCGAGGTCATGAAGAAGAGCATGATGTTCATCAAGACCTGTGCCTGCCATTACAACTGTCCTGGAGACAATGACATCTTTGAGTCACTGTACTACAAGAAGATGTATGGAGACATGGCATAA